A region of the Halosolutus amylolyticus genome:
TCCTCGGCCGTCTCGTCGGCGACGACGGCGTCGAAAATCGTCCCGAACGTCGAGACGATCCGGTCCTCGTGGTGGGTCGGGTCGAAGTGAAAGTGCGCGTAGGCGTCGACGCTCGAGAGCCGCTTCGTGAGGACGTGGGCGAACTGGAACACCTTCTTCGGCGAGGTGTGACGCAGGAGGGCGTCGAGCGAGTCGAAACAGACCGCGATGTCTTCGCCGTCGTCGTCCCAGTGCTTGCAGAAGCGACTGACGGCGACGCCGATCTCCGAGAGATCGGTCGGATCGGCCACCGAGTCGGTCACGATCGGCCGGGAGAAGTCGGGGCCGTCCGCCCCCTCCATGAATACGTCGCCGACCACCAGAAAGCCGATCTGCTCGTCCTCGTTCGGGTAGGGCTGTTTGGGATCGTCGTCGGCGAACGAGACCTTGAGCCGGGCGGAGCCGTCGTCGTGACACAACTCCGCACAGGCGTCCGGCTCCTGGTGGCTGGGGTGGACGAGCAAGACGTTCGCTGGGGGATCGATCGTTCCGGGGGTACTCGGCTCCATGCTGGTCTGAGGGGATTCGCGCCCGCGTTGTCCCGAGAATGTCGGGTCTCGGCCTTTATCCTTCCGGCCACGATCGGGTCACGGAACGCGGTTCCGGGCCGGACTCGCGACGGCACCCGCGATCACGGGCCAGCCGGCTACAGCTCTTCGTCGCGCAGCTCCAGGTCCGCGATCAGGTCGTAGGGGTGGGCGTCCTTCCGGATGCCGTCCAGCAGGGTGAACGCCTCGCCCGGATCGAGGAAGTGTTCGGTGACGACGCGCCCGAGCGGCGTCGGCTCGAAGCCGTCGATGAAGTCGTACTGGAGCAGTTTTCCGATCGCGTGTTTCGTCGGGACGTCGCCGAGCATCCGATCGTTGAGCGCCTTGGCCGCCTTGCCGGCGACGGTGACGTTCGCGAGGGTCTCCTCGACCGCGGCGTCCTCGTCGTAGTGGGTCATCACCGACTCCATGTCCCCCTTGAGGAGTTTGAACGCGACCTCGTCCTCGGTCATCTCCATCGAGTTGTGGTAGGCGCAGTCGGGTTCGACGAGGACGTACACTTTGCCCTCGTCGTGGTAGTCGGGTCGGCCCGCGCGGCCGAGCATCTGCTCGAACTCCTGGACGGAGAGCCACTCGATCCCCATCGCCAGCGAGTCGAAGACGACCTGCGACGCCGGGAAGTCGACCCCGGCCGCGAGCGCGGCGGTGGTCACGACGGCCGCCAGGTCCTGGTTCCCGAACTGGCGTTCGACCGTCTTCCGGCGCCCGTAGTCCAGCCCGGCGTGGTACGGTGCGGAGGAGTACTCGAGTTTCCGGGAAATCTCGTGACAGCGCCTGCGGGAGTTCGTGAAGATGATCGTCTGGCCGCGATACCCCTTCGAGGACTCGGTGTCGAACTCGCGCTTGACGAGTTTGTTCTCGATCCGCATCTTCTCCTGCCCGTCGGCGAACGTGACATGGCGCTCGATCGGAACCGGGCGCTCCTCGAACTCGATGAGTTTCGACTCGAGGGCCCCGGCCAGCTGTTCGGGGTTGCCGACGGTCGCCGAGAGGTAGACCCACTGGGCCCCGCCGTAGTCGTCCCGGCGGCTGGCCCGTTGCTCACGGGTCGCTTCGCTCCCCGATCGCTCGTTCCGCGGCTCTCCCTTCGCTCGTGCCGCGCGCTGCTCGCAGGTGTACTTGAGCCGCGAGATGAGCCCGTCGAGGCGGTGGCCCCGCTCCTCCTCTTTGAGCGTGTGGACCTCGTCGATGACGACGGTTCCGATGTCGCCCATATCCTTGCCCGTCCGCAGGGCGTGGTCGATCCCCTCGTAGGTGCCGACGATCACGTCGGCGCTGGGATCGAACTGGTTGCCGTTGTCCGAGATTCGGCTCGCACCCACGCGGATGGAGACGTCGACGAGGTGGCCGTACTCGTCCTGGAAATCCTCGTACTTCTGGTTCGCGAGCGCGACCAGCGGCACGAGAAAGAGCATCTTCCCCTTGCCGTTCAGCACGCGATCGATCCCGGCCATCTCGCCGACCAGCGTCTTCCCGGTCGCCGTCGCCGACACCACCATCTGGTCGTCGCCCTCGAAGAGGCCGTTCTCGACGGCGAGACTCTGGACCGGAAGCAGGGTCTCGAACCGGTCCTCCAGCAAATTCTGGAGTCCCGGGTGCAGGTTCAGCGAGTCCACCCGGACGGGGTCGACCTCGTCGGTCGTCGCCGAGATGGTATCGAACTTCGTGAGGTCGGGATCGAGCTGTCCTTTCAGGAGGTTGACGATCCGATCGAGGTCCTGGACCTCGAGCATGAGTTCTTCGAGGCGCTCCTTGGCCGCGCCGGTGACCTGTCCGCTGCCGGAGTAGGTCAGCTGTCGCTCGAGTTCCTGGCGCGCGCAGTCCCGGCAGATCCAGTCCTCGTCGTCCTTGACGGCGGTCTCGGTGGTGATCGGCGAGTACCGGCCCGCGGAGGCGCAGTAGCGGCAGGTCCGGACCGCCTTGGCCTTGTCCTCGAGCTGGTAGCCGGCGAGCATCTCCCGCAGTTCCCGTCGCCC
Encoded here:
- a CDS encoding DUF7504 family protein; the protein is MEPSTPGTIDPPANVLLVHPSHQEPDACAELCHDDGSARLKVSFADDDPKQPYPNEDEQIGFLVVGDVFMEGADGPDFSRPIVTDSVADPTDLSEIGVAVSRFCKHWDDDGEDIAVCFDSLDALLRHTSPKKVFQFAHVLTKRLSSVDAYAHFHFDPTHHEDRIVSTFGTIFDAVVADETAEESLPEATDEEVADILSAWDDEPAIETDPGSITEATDEDIADLLGE
- a CDS encoding DEAD/DEAH box helicase, with product MSKQVQEVETIFCHETGDDYLVVVERDGQRLFRAKLGLSETSAGPRPAKFRLKQGSSEEPRQPDEFVELARRAKRIRISEQTSPAGRRELREMLAGYQLEDKAKAVRTCRYCASAGRYSPITTETAVKDDEDWICRDCARQELERQLTYSGSGQVTGAAKERLEELMLEVQDLDRIVNLLKGQLDPDLTKFDTISATTDEVDPVRVDSLNLHPGLQNLLEDRFETLLPVQSLAVENGLFEGDDQMVVSATATGKTLVGEMAGIDRVLNGKGKMLFLVPLVALANQKYEDFQDEYGHLVDVSIRVGASRISDNGNQFDPSADVIVGTYEGIDHALRTGKDMGDIGTVVIDEVHTLKEEERGHRLDGLISRLKYTCEQRAARAKGEPRNERSGSEATREQRASRRDDYGGAQWVYLSATVGNPEQLAGALESKLIEFEERPVPIERHVTFADGQEKMRIENKLVKREFDTESSKGYRGQTIIFTNSRRRCHEISRKLEYSSAPYHAGLDYGRRKTVERQFGNQDLAAVVTTAALAAGVDFPASQVVFDSLAMGIEWLSVQEFEQMLGRAGRPDYHDEGKVYVLVEPDCAYHNSMEMTEDEVAFKLLKGDMESVMTHYDEDAAVEETLANVTVAGKAAKALNDRMLGDVPTKHAIGKLLQYDFIDGFEPTPLGRVVTEHFLDPGEAFTLLDGIRKDAHPYDLIADLELRDEEL